TGTGCCAATATCATTAGTCAAGGTACTTACTAATGAAATGGGCTGCAGGATACTTTGTTCGAAAAATTACCCATTAGCTAGATCGAATTCACTCCTCTGAACTGCTTTTTTATCTGCTTCTgacctttttctttctcgtGGTAGTGCAGTCATCCAGCGTCATTGgggtcttcttgttgaccaGTTACTTGGCGGATTCTGCAGCTGGAGGCCAGAACTGAGGGTATAATGAGAAATTGATAAATAAACTCGGACCTTGGTACTGCTTGGCGGATTATGTGATTATACTGTGCCGCTCATCCGCTTCGACGACGTGGTTGTTTGGGGAAGCGCCAAGCCACCGCCATTCAGCGCCCAAGCGAGTGAGATAGCGGATGGCGTAGCAATAGCAAAAAGTTCAATCGGATCTAACTCTTGAATGGCGTCTTAAATGGCATGAATAGACATATATAATTGGGTGATCTTGTCATGCGTCAGAACGTTGTTCCCACAATTTGACTCATGTCGCGGAGAAAACTAAGTTGACGTGGGTCTGGAACCCAACAGCCATTCTAGCCGCTAAACTTCAGCGGCTTTTCTTTAGACCAACTCAAGTCGTCTCGGGTCTGAGAATCGAAAGTCCAGCTTCGCTAGTCTGGAGTACGAGGGAACGATACCGGGGGGACAAGGGTTAGACATTTCGTCGTGTGTCAATAGCGATAGCCGAGATCCTGCAACGGTGATCACGTCAGCTGCTGATCACGTTTACATCCTCACTCCCCTTCATGCAAGGCTTCTTAGGGTACTGCTTTAGGTTGGCCACATCGTGCGATGTATGCCGTCGCTTGAGGACCGCATTGACCGTTGAAGATTTCTGATATGCTTCCAGAGAAGGTGGTATTAAAACGAGACTCAGGTCCAACTCACTCCGCCAAAAACGTCACGGACGAGTGGATCCCAAGTTGACGCCCCCCTGGAGTGCTGTATGTTTGTTGGGGCCCCTTTGTGCATGCGAGGCCGGGAAAATTATTTCGATGTCCAACTGGGGGGCGGCGGGGGGTCGGTTATTTCCCAAGCTTGCATGGTGTCAAAGTGGGGCTTGGAATCCACCCCGCTGGAAGGAACATGTCATCCATGCTAGATTTACCGCTCTTCTCCATCGAGGCCTCCCATTCCGAAgagtcgtcatcatcatcgatgGCGCTCTCGTCGATGTAGTCGCCGGTATCCGAGTCTACAGCACTTTGATCATCGATCGTTCGTGTGATAACATTGTTACTGAAAGAGGCCTGCTTCTTGTATGTAGAGAGGAACGAGTCACCGGCGCGTAAC
This window of the Fusarium oxysporum f. sp. lycopersici 4287 chromosome 14, whole genome shotgun sequence genome carries:
- a CDS encoding hypothetical protein (At least one base has a quality score < 10) codes for the protein MLTVNKTRLSDRKPIIKKPALRAGDSFLSTYKKQASFSNNVITRTIDDQSAVDSDTGDYIDESAIDDDDDSSEWEASMEKSGKSSMDDMFLPAGWIPSPTLTPCKLGK